In Penaeus chinensis breed Huanghai No. 1 chromosome 2, ASM1920278v2, whole genome shotgun sequence, the following proteins share a genomic window:
- the LOC125036359 gene encoding TBC1 domain family member 19-like gives MLRHELGTNITAIVNRLASELQNTSFYADFLTDVQTAMATQNFSTERFSTECYEWTQGSSLDTRLRNALYHLMHVQPTLLANPDTPRHVLKEPLAYVRKAQSSWERRLVKCVNSMATELSIPLARRRTKQEREDVSERWFELSTDESDLTMIRPVYAPKDFLEVLSSLRNPNYDESTDENLWGCIQLPVKVKDIKGLVEVYGELACCCKHTGLDETVPGEHKPNLTLADERLIIGQKVVEKNHGPLSKEFCKTGCPAGLRAVLWHQVLGLEVTDKHCKYFDELKKRVVQHELLVDKLIMKDIQLTASNDDQYFVFEDILYQVLLCFFRDTEMLSHFEHSSASPPLSVARGQTPSPDTLVAYPPCGIIPFHGFTMYAAPLSCLYEDPVQLYFTFREMYCRYWYRLHVVTSHTQGAAALALQFELLLQSSETRLWQHCAAMGIQL, from the exons ATGTTGCGTCACGAACTGGGAACCAACATTACTGCCATCGTGAACAGGCTGGCGTCGGAGCTACAAAACACCTCCTTCTATGCGGATTTCCTCACAGATGTTCAG ACGGCTATGGCCACGCAGAACTTCAGTACGGAGCGCTTTAGTACTGAATGCTACGAGTGGACCCAAGGCAGCTCCCTAGACACGCGGCTTCGGAATGCTCTCTATCATCTGATGCACGTCCAGCCAACACTCCTTGCTAACCCCGACACTCCTCGCCATGTCCTGAAGGAACCACTCGCCTACGTCAGGAAAGCACAG AGTTCATGGGAACGTCGGCTTGTGAAGTGCGTGAACAGCATGGCGACCGAGCTGAGCATTCCTCTAGCTCGACGTCGaacaaagcaggagagagaggacgtgTCAGAACGCTGGTTTGAACTGTCAACCGATGAGTCAG ATCTGACCATGATTAGACCAGTCTATGCACCGAAGGATTTTCTTGAGGTTCTTTCCAGCCTGAGGAACCCAAACTATGACGAATCTAC tGATGAGAATCTTTGGGGTTGTATTCAACTGCCCGTCAAGGTTAAAGACATAAAGGGTTTG GTAGAGGTGTACGGAGAGTTGGCATGTTGTTGCAAGCACACAGGTCTTGACGAAACAGTACCGGGGGAGCATAAGCCAAATCTCACACTGGCAGACGAAAGACTTATAATTGGCCAAAAAG TGGTGGAGAAGAACCATGGTCCTCTCAGCAAGGAGTTTTGCAAGACAGGATGCCCCGCGGGACTCCGGGCGGTGCTGTGGCATCAGGTTCTTGGGCTCGAGGTCACTGACAAG cactGTAAATACTTTGACGAACTGAAGAAAAGGGTCGTACAACATGAACTACTTGTTGATAAACTGATCATGAAG GATATACAACTAACTGCTTCAAATGACGATCAGTATTTCGTGTTTGAAGATATCCTTTATCAG GTGCTGCTGTGCTTCTTCAGGGACACGGAGATGCTGAGCCACTTCGAACACAGCagtgcctccccccctctgtccGTTGCCAGGGGCCAGACTCCCTCCCCAGATACCCTCGTGGCCTACCCTCCATGTGGCATCATTCCCTTCCATGGATTCACGATGTATG CGGCTCCTCTCAGCTGTTTGTACGAGGATCCCGTTCAACTTTATTTCACTTTTCGGGAAATGTATTGCCGTTACTGGTACCGTCTCCATGTTGTTACAAGTCATACCCAG GGCGCGGCGGCCTTGGCTCTGCAGTTTGAGCTTCTGCTGCAGAGTTCAGAAACACGACTTTGGCAACACTGTGCTGCAATGGGAATACAGCTGTAA